AAGCAAGAAGCTGCCTTAACCAGTCAGATAGAAGAGCAAAAGAAACAAACAGGTCAGCTTAAGACTCATTTTGCCAAGCTAGATCAAGAATACAAAGACTTCCGCCTCAAAAAACAAAGCATGGCAGCCCGCTCCAAAAGCAGCGATGCTATGGCTAAAGCCAATGATTTGATTGCTGGCTCAGGGCCAAGCAGTATGGAAAAGTGGGAAGAAAAAATCCGCTCCAAAGAGATAAGAAACGAAGCCATGCAAGAAATGCGTGGTATCTCGGCTGGTATGGAAGAAATCAAAGAGCTTGACAAAGCCGCTCATCTAGACGACGAACTGGCTATGCTCAAAGCACAAATCAGTGCCAAAGCAATCACCAGCTCAGCTGATGGCAATCAACCCAAACTGATTGTGCAACGGGATGACGATGCTGTAGACGCGGAGCTTGTGGATGATAACGTGCCAATGCTATTAGAAAACAAAGACGACAAAAAGTAAGTTGAACTTTTTAGCTAAGCTGGGCGTCTACTGATATCTGTATAAAGGCTATAATGAGCCATTGAGTGCGCCAGATGTCCAGGATGAAACCAGAACAACTCAAAACCGAATCAATTCGGCAGATGATTTTGCGCAGCTATGCTGCCCCGGTGGCCAACCGGGGACTTAGTTATGCTGCCAATAATCGGGTAATCAATATTGGTTACCTGGCAGCCGAGCGCCTCATCCACGCCAAGGTATCAGGCAGCATGCTGGATCCTTATTTAGCCGAGGTGAGACTCAACTTCCAGGGCGCCCTCGAAGAAACCTACTGCACCTGTCCGGTCAGACATTACTGCAAACACACAG
This genomic stretch from Candidatus Obscuribacter sp. harbors:
- a CDS encoding PspA/IM30 family protein is translated as MFDRLMNIIKSMFNSGVSKLETAEVLAEQAESDLSKSVKQVQDALTASITNEKMLEAQLKKTSEEKAQWEKRAALAVGQNNDEVAKQCLQKKVELAKQEAALTSQIEEQKKQTGQLKTHFAKLDQEYKDFRLKKQSMAARSKSSDAMAKANDLIAGSGPSSMEKWEEKIRSKEIRNEAMQEMRGISAGMEEIKELDKAAHLDDELAMLKAQISAKAITSSADGNQPKLIVQRDDDAVDAELVDDNVPMLLENKDDKK